Proteins encoded together in one Thermomonospora curvata DSM 43183 window:
- a CDS encoding PhoX family protein, with translation MTAEDIRPAADPDDISSNPSGNATLREVAEARLSRRSVIRGGTVVAAAGFIGAVAGTGTAMAAPGNPGNPGKPAKPGKGKKLLGFQAVPPGTDDKIVVPPGYTAQVLIPWGTPLSSRGPKWRKDASNSAADQAKQIGMHHDGMAFFPLGAGPLGSRQGLLVLNHEYVDQALLFPDGDAQMTKAKVDKALAAHGVSVVKIVQDKGRWKQVDSRYNRRITGTTPMTFSGPVGPRHPALKAENAPMGTLNNCSNGQTPWGTYLACEENWNSYFGTTDSSWKPTPQQARYGVSASSSYRWHEADPRFDVAVNPNELNRFGWVVEIDPFDPKSTPVKRTALGRIKHEGATVTESRGRIVVYTGDDQDGEYIYKFVGSAPWRLLRALRKSPLDHGTLYVAKFNDDGTGRWLPLKHGTGPLTKAGGWADQADVLLRTREAADAVGATKLDRPEWVAVHPRTKDVYLTLTNGSGWNNKVNPRKPNPYGHIVRWRERGGDNTALTFEWDIFLLAGDPAYDPQVKLSPEDVFGSPDGLGFDRDGRLWIQTDVSNSTQNRPDRGHDNIGNNQMLAADPATGEVRRFLVGPRGCEVTGFAMTPDQRTMFVNIQHPGEDTAFWGAAPTPQNPNAVSSWPDHDPAGRPRSATVVIRKKDGGVIGT, from the coding sequence ATGACCGCTGAGGACATCCGTCCGGCCGCAGACCCTGACGACATCAGTTCCAATCCATCGGGCAACGCGACGCTGCGCGAGGTCGCCGAGGCCCGGCTGTCACGGCGGTCGGTGATCCGCGGCGGTACCGTGGTCGCCGCCGCCGGTTTCATCGGCGCCGTCGCCGGCACCGGCACCGCCATGGCCGCGCCCGGCAATCCCGGCAATCCCGGCAAGCCCGCCAAGCCCGGCAAGGGCAAGAAGCTGCTGGGGTTCCAGGCCGTCCCGCCCGGAACCGACGACAAGATCGTGGTGCCTCCCGGGTACACCGCCCAGGTGCTGATCCCATGGGGCACCCCGCTGAGCTCACGCGGCCCCAAATGGCGCAAGGACGCCTCCAACAGCGCCGCCGACCAGGCCAAGCAGATCGGCATGCACCACGACGGCATGGCCTTCTTCCCCCTGGGCGCCGGGCCGCTGGGCAGCCGGCAGGGGTTGCTCGTCCTCAACCACGAGTACGTCGACCAGGCGCTGCTGTTCCCCGACGGGGACGCGCAGATGACCAAGGCCAAGGTGGACAAGGCGCTGGCCGCGCACGGCGTCAGCGTCGTGAAGATCGTCCAGGACAAGGGCCGGTGGAAGCAGGTCGATTCCCGCTACAACCGCCGCATCACCGGCACCACCCCGATGACCTTCTCCGGCCCGGTCGGCCCCAGGCACCCGGCGCTGAAGGCCGAGAACGCCCCCATGGGCACCCTCAACAACTGCTCCAACGGGCAGACCCCGTGGGGCACCTACCTGGCCTGCGAGGAGAACTGGAACAGCTACTTCGGCACCACCGACTCCTCGTGGAAGCCGACGCCCCAGCAGGCCCGCTACGGCGTGTCGGCGAGCAGTTCCTACCGCTGGCACGAAGCCGATCCCCGGTTCGACGTTGCGGTCAACCCCAACGAGCTCAACCGGTTCGGCTGGGTCGTGGAGATCGACCCGTTCGACCCCAAGTCCACCCCGGTCAAGCGCACCGCGCTGGGCCGCATCAAGCACGAGGGCGCCACCGTCACCGAGTCGCGCGGCCGGATCGTCGTCTACACCGGGGACGACCAGGACGGCGAGTACATCTACAAGTTCGTCGGCAGCGCCCCCTGGCGGCTGCTGCGCGCCCTGCGCAAGAGCCCGCTGGACCACGGCACGCTGTATGTGGCCAAGTTCAACGACGACGGCACCGGGCGGTGGCTGCCGCTCAAGCACGGCACCGGCCCGCTGACCAAGGCGGGCGGGTGGGCCGACCAGGCGGACGTGCTGCTGCGCACCCGGGAGGCCGCCGACGCCGTGGGCGCCACCAAGCTGGACCGCCCCGAGTGGGTGGCCGTCCATCCGCGCACCAAGGACGTCTACCTGACCCTCACCAACGGTTCCGGCTGGAACAACAAGGTCAACCCCCGCAAGCCCAACCCCTACGGCCACATCGTGCGCTGGCGGGAGCGGGGCGGCGACAACACCGCGCTGACCTTCGAGTGGGACATCTTCCTGCTGGCCGGCGACCCCGCCTACGACCCGCAGGTCAAGCTGTCCCCCGAGGACGTGTTCGGCTCCCCGGACGGCCTGGGCTTCGACCGCGACGGGCGGCTGTGGATCCAGACCGACGTGTCCAACTCCACCCAGAACCGTCCCGACCGGGGCCACGACAACATCGGCAACAACCAGATGCTGGCCGCCGACCCGGCCACCGGCGAGGTCCGCCGGTTCCTGGTCGGCCCGCGCGGCTGCGAGGTCACCGGCTTCGCCATGACGCCGGACCAGCGGACCATGTTCGT